The genomic interval AAGGGGTCAACTTCATCTGCAACTGCTGCAAATGCTGTTGCGAAGGAATGATTGCCGCTCGCCGCTTCGGCTGGCTTCATCCGGTTCATGCAACCGCCTTCCAGCCGGAGGAAGTCTCAGGAATGTGCCGCAACTGCGGGAAATGCCTTTCCTCTTGTCCGGTCGATGCCATTTCACGGGCGCACCCACCCGATGCCCCCCAGCCGGGCCAGGGGCGAAACCTGCACATCGACCTCGACGTCTGTCTCGGCTGTGGGGTGTGTGTCGCCCACTGTCCCGCGCGGGCGCTCCAGCTCCGGCCCAGGAAAGACAGGATCCTGACCCCGGTCAACACGACCCACCGCGTGGTTCTGCAAGCCATCGAAAAGGGAACCCTGCAAAACCTGATCTTCGATTGCCAGGCCCTTGCGAGCCACCGGGCGATGGCGGCCATCCTCGGGGTCATTTTGCGATTGCCTCCCGTGAAGCAGATCATGGCCAGCAAGCAGATGAAATCGGTGTTTCTCGATTGGCTTCTGGGGAAATTTCCCGCCTTCAAGGCACAGGCCGGATCGCCGCATCCGGTCGAACCCCATGCCACGGGCGGCTGTTCTGCCGATGGGCAGAATCAGAATTCGGCACCAAGGAAACAGTCATGAACGAGTTCTTTCAGACCTATGGTCTCCTCATCGACGGGATTCTCCATCTTTCTCCGAAGGAAGCCTTCGAGCTGGTGTCGAAGGGGGCCACGATCGTGGATGTTCGCGAAGAACGGGAGATGAACGGGAAGCAATTCGCCATCGGGAACGTGATAGCCATTCCCTTCAGCGCGCTTCCGACTGAATATCACACACTATCGAAAGAAGCGCCGCTGATCATTGCCGATTCCGTCGGTCTGAAGAGCAAAAAAGCCGTTCTTTTCCTCCTGAGCCAGGGATACACGAAAATCGCCAATCTCAACGGGGGAATCATTGATTGGGAGACGGCTGGGCTACCGACCGACGTCAACGATGACGAGGTGCTGATCGGCCAGTGCTCCTGCCAACTCCGACCGAAAAAAGCATGGCGTCCCAGGAACCCCTGACGACGCCGGCCAGCGAATACGACTGCAGTGGAGAAATGCGAGTGATTTGTAAGAAGGCAACTCCATGGATGACGGAACCCGAGGTGGCGGAACTCCTTGCCGGCATCAATGATTTCCTTGCCGGGCACGTCCGTTGAATCATCTCGATTTCATCGTAAAAATCTGGAAACCCAACAAGAAAAGGGGGATGACCGATGAGTGACGTTCTAGAAATCACCTACGACAAATTCATCTTTCGCGTGAAGACCGACTGCCTCTATACGAGAGAGGGCTTCTGGGCGCACGTGGAGAATCAGACAGCCACGGTTGGAGTGACGGACTTCCAGCAGAAGATCATGGGCGACGTTGCCTATCTGGGCACCGTCGACCCGGGAACGGAAGTCCGCCAGGGACAGGCGTTCGGCCAGATCGAGACCATCAAGGCGACTGCAGATATCCTCTCGCCCGTTTCGGGCAAAGTGGCGGAGGTGAACCCGCAGATGCAGGAAAGCCCATTCCTTATCAACCAGGACCCGCACGGGGCCGGCTGGATTTACCGCATCGATCTGACGAATCTTGCGGAAGACATGAAGGGGCTGATCACTGCTGAAGCGTATTGCGAGTTCATGAAGGACAGACTCGAGAAAGAGGCGCGCAAATAGCATGGATACCTCAAGGAAGGTTGTTGTTCTGCCCTGCAGCGGCATCGGCAAAGCTTACGGAGCCTTGTCCCGGGAGATCGCCTACGAACTGGCGGAGCGCGTCCGACCGGACAAAACGGCGATGACCTGCCTGCCGCTCCTGGTGATCAGCGATTCTGACGCCCTGAAGCTCGTCAGGGAGAATCCCGTCATAACGATCGACGGCTGTCCGCTGGAATGCGCCCGGAAAAGCCTCGAGGCCGTGGGCGCAAAGCCGGCGCATGCCTGCCAGTCATTCAAATTTTATGTGGCCCACAAAGAGCTCAAGCCGGAAGGCGTGGCCCAGCTGAATGAAGCTGGCCGCAAGCTGGCGGGACTTGCCGCCGACGAACTGGCTGCAACGGTGGACAGGCTGATCGCCGGGGAGGATGCGTGATGGAGACGCGTGTGAAAATCGGAATCGTTTCATGCAGCGGTGAGGAGCGGCCCGAAGGAACGGTCTGCCGCATGGCCTGTCGGAGACTGCTGGAGCAGGCGACCGACAAAACCGTCACGATCTGCCTGCCCCTGTTCATCGCAGGCGGAAGAGAGGAACGGACCTTCGCCACGAAATACCCCACGATCACGGTGGACGGCTGCGAGAAACGCTGCGCCGCACGAGCCACGGAAACCCTGTCGGCAAAACCTCGCATGACGCTGCTCATCCCGGAGATTCTTCAAAAACACGGTCTCGCGGTTCCGAAGAAACGTCGGAACTACGGACCGGATGAGGAACCCGCGATTCAGGCGGTCATCGAGGAGCTTGCCGGGGCCGTCGAAACGGTGCTGGCGAACATCTGAATTTCGGACACCTCACGGCAGGGGAAAGTATTATATGGCTATATATACGAACAAAGTGGAATGGCGTGGGAATCACCTGGGGTACACCTGGTGCCAAAACGGTGTGGAGATGGAGTTTTCCGCGCCGCCAGACCTTCACGGTTTGCCGAATGTGATGACCCCCGAGGATGCGTTCATCGCGTCATCGAACACGTGCTACTTCATGATGGTCCTCTGGGCCGCCGAACGGTTCAAACTGGCTCTGGTGAGCCTGGAGTGCCATGCCGAAGGCGAGGTCGAGGAGTTCCTCGACCGCACGTCGTGGTTCAAAAAGGTCACCCTGCGCCCCAGGATCGTCGTCAACGGTCAGTCCCGGGCATACATCCAGCGGGCTCTCGATATGGCCCTGAAATACTCCACCATCAACCAGTCGCTCAAGTCACAGATCGTCATCGAACCGGAGATCATCATCCAGGGCGGCGAAAAAACGAGTGGATGATCAGACATATTCAATAAATAAGGTTATATAGAATACGTCGTCGTCGAACGACGATACTTGAAAATGAAAGGATCATTTCATGGGAACGTTACTTGGCATGCTCAAAGGAACACCGCTGACCCCGGACGTGAAGAAGCGGATCGCCGAAGCCGAAAAAGCGCTGGCGAACGTCAAAGCCCTGGAATCGAAGACCGAGTCGCTCATGAAGAAAGGTAAGGCTCTCGAAGCGGAGAACAAGCGGCTCCAGGCTGAGATTCGGAAACTGAAAACCGAAGGCACCAACGATCGACAGCGTTTGTGCAGGCTCGAAAAAACGCAGGAACACATTCTGCAGCTCATTGCCCGCAATCCGCTGATCACGAGGAAAAAAATTTCCAGCGCCATCAAGCAGAGCATGGATTCGACGACCGCACATCTTTCCGATCTTTTTCTCCTGGGTCTCATTCATAAATCCGTGCATGTCAGGCACATGTTCCAGGCGGCCCTCCCGGACGAGTTTTCCATCACTCCCGAAGGGATGGAGTATCTGGAAGCCCGCAATCTGCTCGATTAGATGAAATATCGCATACTCTATCTTTGCACGGGAAATTCATGCCGGAGCCAGATGGCCGAAGGCTGGACCCGGCCCCTCTGGCCCGACCTTTTCGACGTTCAATCGGCCGGTGTCACGGCGAATGGGCTGGACGAAGATGCCGTGAAGGTCATGGCCGAGAAGGGAGTCGACATTTCCAGGCACCAGTCGAAAACGCTCGATACTCTGCCCTGTCTCACCTATGATTTCGTCATCACCGTCTGCAGCCATGCCGACGAGACTTGTCCGGTCTTTCCCGGCCGGACGCGAAGGCTTCATCATGGCTTCGATGACCCGCCGCGACTCGCCCTGGCGGCAAAAACCCCCGAAGAGGCTTTGTCTCATTACCGGCGAGTGCGCGATGAAATAGGCGCATTCGTTACCCAGCTGCCGCAATTTCTTCACCTCCAGGAGGCCACACATGAGTGACGGTATTTCCCAGAAGTTGTCCTTTCTTGACCGGTATCTGACGCTCTGGATCTTTCTCGCCATGGGCATCGGCGTGGGGATCGGCTATGTCGCGCCGGCCGCCACCGAGGCGTTCAATGTGACGTTTTCCGTCGGCACGACGAACATACCAATTGCTATAGGCCTCATCCTGATGATGTATCCGCCCCTCGCGAAAGTGAAATACGAAGAACTGGGCGACGCATTCAAAGACTGGAAGGTGCTGGTTCTGTCCCTGGTCCAGAACTGGATCATCGGGCCGGTCCTGATGTTCCTGCTGGCGATCACATTCCTTCGCGACAATTCCCAATACATGGTCGGCCTCATCATGATCGG from Candidatus Ozemobacteraceae bacterium carries:
- a CDS encoding OsmC family protein; the encoded protein is MAIYTNKVEWRGNHLGYTWCQNGVEMEFSAPPDLHGLPNVMTPEDAFIASSNTCYFMMVLWAAERFKLALVSLECHAEGEVEEFLDRTSWFKKVTLRPRIVVNGQSRAYIQRALDMALKYSTINQSLKSQIVIEPEIIIQGGEKTSG
- a CDS encoding arsenate reductase ArsC, yielding MKYRILYLCTGNSCRSQMAEGWTRPLWPDLFDVQSAGVTANGLDEDAVKVMAEKGVDISRHQSKTLDTLPCLTYDFVITVCSHADETCPVFPGRTRRLHHGFDDPPRLALAAKTPEEALSHYRRVRDEIGAFVTQLPQFLHLQEATHE
- the gcvH gene encoding glycine cleavage system protein GcvH; amino-acid sequence: MSDVLEITYDKFIFRVKTDCLYTREGFWAHVENQTATVGVTDFQQKIMGDVAYLGTVDPGTEVRQGQAFGQIETIKATADILSPVSGKVAEVNPQMQESPFLINQDPHGAGWIYRIDLTNLAEDMKGLITAEAYCEFMKDRLEKEARK
- a CDS encoding putative zinc-binding protein — its product is MKIGIVSCSGEERPEGTVCRMACRRLLEQATDKTVTICLPLFIAGGREERTFATKYPTITVDGCEKRCAARATETLSAKPRMTLLIPEILQKHGLAVPKKRRNYGPDEEPAIQAVIEELAGAVETVLANI
- a CDS encoding rhodanese-like domain-containing protein, producing the protein MNEFFQTYGLLIDGILHLSPKEAFELVSKGATIVDVREEREMNGKQFAIGNVIAIPFSALPTEYHTLSKEAPLIIADSVGLKSKKAVLFLLSQGYTKIANLNGGIIDWETAGLPTDVNDDEVLIGQCSCQLRPKKAWRPRNP
- a CDS encoding putative zinc-binding protein — protein: MDTSRKVVVLPCSGIGKAYGALSREIAYELAERVRPDKTAMTCLPLLVISDSDALKLVRENPVITIDGCPLECARKSLEAVGAKPAHACQSFKFYVAHKELKPEGVAQLNEAGRKLAGLAADELAATVDRLIAGEDA